One region of Vitis vinifera cultivar Pinot Noir 40024 chromosome 1, ASM3070453v1 genomic DNA includes:
- the LOC100264579 gene encoding uncharacterized protein LOC100264579: MSYMKGDMLTRTRKLVKGLAKAEPSWLKAMERVPPPTFPRPDGKVKKISLPEDVYIRKFFLKHPDSKHEDAIKMTAFNPPPARVFGCRVLELKEEGVSEEEAMAVADMEYRAEKKAKRMAYARLKQITRLQGKKLPPNPYPSAIKEIQAEERKYVRDRFFDPKILKIVEKMKEEKAAVMQDRMRGGGW; this comes from the exons ATGTCGTACATGAAAGGAGACATGCTCACCAGAACGAGAAAGCTCGTTAAGGGCTTGGCCAAGGCCGAACCTTCCTGGCTGAAAGCCATGGAACG GGTTCCACCTCCAACATTTCCTCGACCTGATGgaaaagttaagaaaattagTCTCCCCGAGGATGTTTATATTCGAAAGTTCTTTCTAAAGCATCCAGACTCTAAACATGAAGATGCTATCAA GATGACCGCTTTTAACCCCCCTCCAGCTCGTGTATTTGGTTGTCGGGTGCTTGAGTTGAAGGAAGAGGGAGTCAGTGAGGAGGAGGCCATGGCTGTAGCCGAT ATGGAATATAGGGCAGAGAAAAAAGCCAAAAGGATGGCATATGCTCGACTGAAGCAAATTACTCGTCTTCAGGGGAAGAAACTTCCCCCTAACCCATATCCTAGTGCCATCAAGGAGATACAGGCTGAAGAGAGGAAATACGTTCGTGACCGTTTCTTCGATCCCAAGATACTCAAAATTGTGGAGAAGATGAAAGAGGAGAAGGCAGCTGTGATGCAGGACAGAATGAGAGGTGGTGGCTGGTAA
- the LOC100259407 gene encoding putative pentatricopeptide repeat-containing protein At1g26500, producing MNMRRTTHKLLITLFNQLNVRPLTTLPQLPQPTSIVNPNHLLRVCTVLYQQQNSPEVRLQTHLRACEFHLTHEFFLQVCNKFPLSWRPVYKFFEFTETQPCFHHNSVTFNKMVDVIGRSRNIKLFWEVLQEMGRRRLANDKTFVIALKTLASIREMKKCVEFFHLMNAHEYGYSLETLNKVVEVLCRSKLAVEAKEIVLKLKTWIPPSGVTYGYLIKGFCEVGDLIEAANVWDLMVDEGFRPGIDAVEKMMETLFNINRFDEAMKLFQAVRTTRFDELVLSTYSLVIDWMCKRGKVSQAYMVFEEMLKRGIQPDNKTMSSLIYGLLAKGRVREANKITEGIERPDIAVYHGVIKGLLRLRKAGEATQVFREMIRRGCEPTMHTYIMLLQGHLGKKGRKGPHPLVNFDSIFVGGLIKVGKSLDASKYVERMMDGGMEVPRFDYNRFLHCYSNEEGVFMFEEVGKKLREVGLVDLADIFLRYGEKMATRDRRRNRVAEPLEELLRSQFQNGANGISGTDQIQQERAS from the coding sequence ATGAATATGAGAAGAACAACCCATAAACTTCTCATAACACTCTTCAATCAACTCAATGTTCGTCCTTTAACCACGCTCCCTCAACTCCCCCAACCCACCTCTATAGTTAACCCAAACCACCTGCTCCGAGTCTGCACTGTCCTCTACCAACAGCAGAACTCACCCGAAGTCAGACTCCAAACCCATCTCCGGGCCTGCGAGTTCCACCTCACCCACGAGTTCTTCCTCCAAGTCTGCAACAAATTCCCACTTTCATGGCGACCCGTTTACAAGTTCTTCGAGTTCACCGAAACCCAACCCTGTTTCCATCACAATTCAGTTACTTTCAACAAGATGGTCGACGTGATTGGACGATCCAGAAACATCAAACTTTTCTGGGAGGTTCTGCAGGAGATGGGACGGCGTCGTCTTGCCAATGATAAGACGTTTGTGATTGCTTTGAAGACGTTGGCTTCGATCAGAGAGATGAAGAAGTGCGTGGAGTTTTTTCATTTGATGAATGCCCACGAATATGGTTATAGTTTGGAGACTTTGAATAAGGTGGTTGAGGTTCTGTGTAGGAGTAAGCTTGCGGTTGAAGctaaagaaattgttttgaagtTGAAAACTTGGATTCCGCCAAGTGGGGTTACGTATGGGTATTTGATTAAGGGTTTTTGTGAGGTTGGCGATTTGATTGAGGCGGCAAACGTTTGGGATTTGATGGTGGATGAAGGGTTTCGGCCGGGCATTGACGCGGTGGAGAAGATGATGGAGACCCTTTTCAACATTAATAGGTTTGATGAAGCAATGAAGCTTTTTCAGGCAGTGAGAACAACAAGGTTTGATGAGTTGGTTCTTTCTACTTACAGTCTTGTGATCGATTGGATGTGTAAAAGAGGCAAGGTCTCGCAAGCCTATATGGTGTTTGAAGAAATGCTCAAGAGAGGGATTCAACCTGATAATAAGACAATGTCCTCATTAATTTATGGGCTTCTGGCAAAAGGGAGAGTTAGAGAGGCTAATAAGATTACGGAAGGTATTGAAAGGCCGGATATAGCTGTGTATCATGGAGTGATTAAGGGGCTTCTGAGGTTGAGAAAGGCAGGTGAAGCTACACAAGTGTTTCGGGAGATGATAAGGAGGGGGTGTGAGCCTACAATGCATACCTATATTATGCTATTGCAAGGGCATTTAGGGAAGAAAGGGAGGAAAGGGCCACACCCACTTGTgaattttgatagtatttttgtAGGGGGTTTGATTAAGGTGGGGAAGTCATTAGACGCCAGTAAGTATGTGGAGAGAATGATGGATGGGGGAATGGAAGTACCCAGGTTTGACTACAACAGATTTCTGCATTGTTATTCAAATGAGGAAGGTGTATTTATGTTTGAGGAGGTTGGGAAGAAGTTGAGAGAGGTTGGGTTGGTTGACTTAGCAGATATATTCTTGAGGTATGGGGAAAAAATGGCTACTAGAGATAGGAGAAGAAATAGAGTAGCTGAACCTTTAGAAGAGCTTCTAAGGTCCCAATTTCAAAATGGGGCAAATGGGATCTCAGGAACTGATCAAATACAACAAGAAAGGGCAAGTTGA
- the LOC100252466 gene encoding ureide permease 1 isoform X2, whose amino-acid sequence MYLVESKGGAIACMLLSLSFLGTWPAIMTLLERRGRLPQHTYLDYTITNLLAAVIIALTFGQIGSSTAEVPNFLTQLSQDNWPCILLAMAGGVVLSLGNLSTQYAWAFVGLSVTEVITSSITVVIGTTLNYFLDDKINKAEILFPGVGCFLIAVCLASAVHSSNAADNKAKLMAQGIDTSVVKEASPNNGDPENGSSGTAPKAKFGTADFLIEVEKRRSIKVFGKSTLIGLVITFFAGVCFSLFSPAFNLATNDQWHTLKEGVPHLVVYTAFFYFSVSCFVLALILNIIFLYRPVMDAPKSTLRAYLSDWNGRGWAFLAGLLCGFGNGLQFMGGQAAGYAAADAVQALPLVSTFWGIVLFGEYRKSSRRTYILLGSMLFMFIAAVGILMGSSGHRKD is encoded by the exons ATGTATTTGGTGGAGAGCAAAGGAGGTGCCATTGCGTGCATGCTGCTTTCACTCTCCTTCTTGGGCACATGGCCTGCTATTATGACTCTCCTAGAAAGAAGGGGCCGTCTTCCTCAGCATACTTATCTTGATTACACAATCACGAATCTCTTGGCTGCGGTTATTATTGCTTTAACCTTTGGTCAGATTGGCAGTAGCACTGCTGAGGTGCCAAATTTCCTAACTCAACTTTCTCAG GACAATTGGCCCTGCATTTTGTTAGCAATGGCAGGAGGGGTGGTCCTCAGCCTTGGAAACCTGTCCACACAGTATGCGTGGGCTTTTGTTGGTTTATCAGTTACAGAGGTCATCACCTCAAGTATTACTGTTGTTATAG GCACAACCTTGAATTACTTCCTGGATGACAAAATTAATAAAGCCGAGATTCTTTTCCCTGGTGTTGGATGCTTCTTGATTGCTGTTTGCCTTGCCTCTGCTGTTCACTCGTCCAATGCTGCTGATAATAAGGCAAAGCTTATGGCACA GGGTATAGATACTTCTGTGGTTAAGGAAGCATCGCCAAACAACG GGGATCCCGAGAATGGAAGTAGTGGTACTGCACCAAAGGCAAAATTTGGGACTGCTGACTTCCTTATAGAGGTTGAGAAGAGAAGATCAATCAAG GTGTTTGGGAAGAGCACATTGATTGGACTGGTCATAACTTTCTTTGCGGGTGTTTGCTTCTCTCTTTTTTCCCCAGCATTTAACCTTGCAACGAACGATCAATGGCACACTCTGAAAGAAGGAGTTCCTCATTTGGTTGTCTACACTGCATTCTTCTACTTTTCGGTCTCATGTTTCGTGCTTGCCCTCATTCTAAATATCATCTTCCTCTACCGCCCTGTAATGGACGCACCCAAATCAACGCTAAGGGCTTATCTCAGTGACTGGAATGGCAGAGGCTGGGCCTTTTTAGCTGGGCTCCTCTGTGGGTTCGGGAACGGTCTCCAGTTCATGGGAGGCCAAGCTGCAGGATATGCAGCAGCTGATGCAGTTCAG GCACTCCCACTTGTGAGCACTTTCTGGGGAATAGTTCTGTTTGGAGAATACCGAAAATCGTCAAGAAGAACATATATATTGCTTGGGAGCATGCTGTTCATGTTCATTGCTGCTGTGGGAATACTCATGGGATCGTCAGGGCATCGAAAAGATTAA
- the LOC100252466 gene encoding ureide permease 1 isoform X1, with the protein MKQMGPLYMTYPGFLSLIPLLTEGIYSSGLKMYLVESKGGAIACMLLSLSFLGTWPAIMTLLERRGRLPQHTYLDYTITNLLAAVIIALTFGQIGSSTAEVPNFLTQLSQDNWPCILLAMAGGVVLSLGNLSTQYAWAFVGLSVTEVITSSITVVIGTTLNYFLDDKINKAEILFPGVGCFLIAVCLASAVHSSNAADNKAKLMAQGIDTSVVKEASPNNGDPENGSSGTAPKAKFGTADFLIEVEKRRSIKVFGKSTLIGLVITFFAGVCFSLFSPAFNLATNDQWHTLKEGVPHLVVYTAFFYFSVSCFVLALILNIIFLYRPVMDAPKSTLRAYLSDWNGRGWAFLAGLLCGFGNGLQFMGGQAAGYAAADAVQALPLVSTFWGIVLFGEYRKSSRRTYILLGSMLFMFIAAVGILMGSSGHRKD; encoded by the exons ATGAAACAAATGGGCCCTTTATATAT GACTTATCCGGGTTTTTTGTCCTTGATCCCTCTTCTAACTGAGGGGATTTACTCTAGTGGATTGAAGATGTATTTGGTGGAGAGCAAAGGAGGTGCCATTGCGTGCATGCTGCTTTCACTCTCCTTCTTGGGCACATGGCCTGCTATTATGACTCTCCTAGAAAGAAGGGGCCGTCTTCCTCAGCATACTTATCTTGATTACACAATCACGAATCTCTTGGCTGCGGTTATTATTGCTTTAACCTTTGGTCAGATTGGCAGTAGCACTGCTGAGGTGCCAAATTTCCTAACTCAACTTTCTCAG GACAATTGGCCCTGCATTTTGTTAGCAATGGCAGGAGGGGTGGTCCTCAGCCTTGGAAACCTGTCCACACAGTATGCGTGGGCTTTTGTTGGTTTATCAGTTACAGAGGTCATCACCTCAAGTATTACTGTTGTTATAG GCACAACCTTGAATTACTTCCTGGATGACAAAATTAATAAAGCCGAGATTCTTTTCCCTGGTGTTGGATGCTTCTTGATTGCTGTTTGCCTTGCCTCTGCTGTTCACTCGTCCAATGCTGCTGATAATAAGGCAAAGCTTATGGCACA GGGTATAGATACTTCTGTGGTTAAGGAAGCATCGCCAAACAACG GGGATCCCGAGAATGGAAGTAGTGGTACTGCACCAAAGGCAAAATTTGGGACTGCTGACTTCCTTATAGAGGTTGAGAAGAGAAGATCAATCAAG GTGTTTGGGAAGAGCACATTGATTGGACTGGTCATAACTTTCTTTGCGGGTGTTTGCTTCTCTCTTTTTTCCCCAGCATTTAACCTTGCAACGAACGATCAATGGCACACTCTGAAAGAAGGAGTTCCTCATTTGGTTGTCTACACTGCATTCTTCTACTTTTCGGTCTCATGTTTCGTGCTTGCCCTCATTCTAAATATCATCTTCCTCTACCGCCCTGTAATGGACGCACCCAAATCAACGCTAAGGGCTTATCTCAGTGACTGGAATGGCAGAGGCTGGGCCTTTTTAGCTGGGCTCCTCTGTGGGTTCGGGAACGGTCTCCAGTTCATGGGAGGCCAAGCTGCAGGATATGCAGCAGCTGATGCAGTTCAG GCACTCCCACTTGTGAGCACTTTCTGGGGAATAGTTCTGTTTGGAGAATACCGAAAATCGTCAAGAAGAACATATATATTGCTTGGGAGCATGCTGTTCATGTTCATTGCTGCTGTGGGAATACTCATGGGATCGTCAGGGCATCGAAAAGATTAA